In the candidate division Zixibacteria bacterium HGW-Zixibacteria-1 genome, CTTCAGCATAGAATTATTGTTCCATTAAGAGAAGAAAACGACTTATTTATTGGAACAAGTAATAAAGGAATATTTCTAATAAATGATGCCGATGATGCATATAAGACCATTTCATTTTATACCAATAGAATTAGGGCAGAAAAAAAACATTTAAGAAACCTAAAGAAAATAGCTAAAAAAAATGAGTTATTTAAGTCATTTAATATTGACCCCAAAAGAGCAAACAAAATAAAGAAATACATTTATTTGGATGAGTCGGGTGTACCAAGCCTAAAAAATATGAAAACAGACCCATATTTTATTGTTGGTGCTCTTGTGCTGGATGGAACCGATTTAAGGCGACAATTGGCAAGGAAATTAGCATTTATAAAAGACCTAATCGGAAAACCAAAGGATTATGAATTAAAGTCTACAAGATTAAATGAAAAGCAATATGCTGACATTCTGAGGGAATTATCAATTATTGACTATGAGTTTGCGGCCATTTGTTTCATTAAAGATAAGCTGACGGGACATGGATTCAGTTATCCAAAGTCTTTTTATAAATATGCATATGATTTTTTGATAAATGATGTCTTTGATGATATTGGCGAAGTAAATTTGTATTTTGATGAATATGGTGGAGTTAATACGAAATTTCAGGCGGAGTTTTTTTAAGTACATTAAGAATAAAAGTTTTATTTATCCTATTCAGCAGGCTCAAGCCGAAATGCTAAAAAGTCAATATAATCCACTTATTCAAATGGCTGATATTCTCATTGGTACCATAAAGTTTCAATTAAAGGGAAATAATCGACTTCTATCACTAATAGAAGATAAAATTATAGACATAAAATACTTTCCATATAGGGATTAAACAATTGACAGCTTTACTATTGCCCGGAGCCTTTGCTCCGGGGTTTTTTAAAACCATATTTTGTGATTATGCGACCCCTCCCTATTACAAAATTCTATCCGATTTCCCCGCCATAATAATCGAAACGCAAAAAATTATCTTGAAATTTCGCGGAATTCGTTATCAAGATGCCATTTCAATGGGTT is a window encoding:
- a CDS encoding DUF3800 domain-containing protein encodes the protein MRKGKKLREKAERWVPNPNDPSGDDKKLLVEFLLKHCDGYKNAISIGRVLQEVRFKDEYTRELLQHRIIVPLREENDLFIGTSNKGIFLINDADDAYKTISFYTNRIRAEKKHLRNLKKIAKKNELFKSFNIDPKRANKIKKYIYLDESGVPSLKNMKTDPYFIVGALVLDGTDLRRQLARKLAFIKDLIGKPKDYELKSTRLNEKQYADILRELSIIDYEFAAICFIKDKLTGHGFSYPKSFYKYAYDFLINDVFDDIGEVNLYFDEYGGVNTKFQAEFF